The Lycium barbarum isolate Lr01 chromosome 9, ASM1917538v2, whole genome shotgun sequence genome has a segment encoding these proteins:
- the LOC132612240 gene encoding uncharacterized protein LOC132612240, giving the protein MPEFSKFVKDLLTKQRSVQHETVKLIHHVSSIIASTIFQKMGDPGVFTIPCNTRHHAFARALCDNGESINLMPHSIYKQSILGMPRPTPMWLQMADRSIKRLVRVVDDVLVQVGEFMLPTDFVILDCAVDKDIPIILGRPFVATGRALMDSEKNEIKF; this is encoded by the coding sequence ATGCCCGAATTTTCTAAGTTCGTGAAAGACCTACTTACGAAGCAGAGGtctgttcaacatgagacagtgaaACTAATTCATCACGTGAGTTCGATTATTGCTTCCACCATATTTCAGAAAATGGGAGATCCAGGGGTGTTTACCATTCCGTGTAATACTAGGCATCATGCTTTcgctcgtgctttgtgtgataatggggaaAGTATCAATCTAATGCCTCATTCTATTTACAAGCAATCCATATTGGGAATGCCTAGACCGACTCCTATGTGGTTACAAATGGCGGACAGATCCATCAAGAGGCTAGTTAGGGTTGTAGATGATGTGTTGGTACAAGTGGGTGAGTTCATGTTACCTACAGATTTTGTTATTCTGGATTGTGCGGTTGATAAAGATATTCCCATCATCTTAGGAAGACCCTTCGTTGCTACGGGCAGAGCACTTATGGACTCTGAAAAGAACGAAATCAAATTTTGA